The following DNA comes from Epinephelus moara isolate mb chromosome 2, YSFRI_EMoa_1.0, whole genome shotgun sequence.
CTCTCCACTTCATCACTCTGTTTATGCTCTGCTGAATCTCCTGCATTTTAATACCATAAATTATGGGATGCAGCAGAGGAGGGAcgacaaaaaaattaatatacGTGAAAACAGTCACAGCTTTCGGGACCTGGTTATTCAGACGGTTGTAGAGGACGCCAAAAAAAGTTGCCATGGAGAAGTTAAGGAAGGTGACGAGGTGAGGCGTGCACGTCTGCAGCGCCTTCATCTGAGAGACTCTGGACGTTTTACAGACCACCATGAAAATATGAACATACGACAGCAGGACCAGGACACAGGGCAGAAGCATCAGACAGACGACGCAGCACAGACCGTACACGCTGACCACGTGTGTCTTCTTACAGGAGAGGTTTGCGATCACGTTGCTGTCACATGCAAGTTTATCAACCGTGTGTGTGCACAGTCGGAGCGTGGACGTCAGGTAAACCTGGACAGCTGAGAGGAAGCTGAGGACGacataaaccagcagcagcatcagtctGACTCTGGCCGGCGTCATGATGGAGTGGTACAGCAGAGGTTTACAGATGGAGACGTAACGATCGTACGCCATCAGCGCCAAGATGGAGAAGATACACCCGCTGTACATGTTGATGAAAAACACCTGAGTCAGACATCCTGCCAGAGACGTCTCGGGCCTGTTAGCTACCAGGTGTTTAATAATGGCGGGACACACAGATGAACTGCCCATCACGCCGCTCACAGCCAGGTTGACCAACAGCACGTACATCGGCCTGTGGAGGCGAGACTCCACGCAAACAACCAGGATGAGCACGAGGTTGATGCACAGGCCTGAGACGTACAGCACACAGATGCAAATGACAAGTGCAACGTTATAAAGACCAAAAGAGCTGTAGATGGTGAAGATGATGGGAGCTGCAGACATAGAGCTGTtcatcctgacacacacacacacacacacacacacacacacacacacagagtcacagagcAAAGCAGGAAAACTctcctctgccttttctttactctcacagctcagcagaggaaaacacacacagtaactcAGTGAATCGTCCAGTCTTCATCGTGTTAGACATCTaatgctcctcctcctcctcctccccctcctcctcctcctcctcctaatgAGATGATGATCTCAGCCGTCTGCTTTTATGAAGCTCTCATCTGTGGCTTTTTCCTCTGGGCTCTGCTGTCCTGAAAACTAATGTCCCGCTCTAGTTTGGAGGACGTGAGACAgcgtctcctgtcctctgtcagataatgtccaGCTCTAGTTTGGAGGACGTGAGTAAgcgtctcctgtcctctgtcagataatgtccaGCTCTAGTTTGGAGGACGTGAGACAgcgtctcctgtcctctgtcagataatgtcctgttatagtcacatatgaatccactgagcTTGAAGTCCAGGCGTCACAGGTTAACTCCActcttcctgctgtactcaaaggTTCCTCagctttatgcttcacttctctgtagagcttgggtacggcTGTGAGTGGGcggagtcacatacctgggttgacgtgtttttagcatgtaacaaaagccttggTTTCCAACAGcgctgtatggacgcagatctttgaacaggaagtaggtgatggactgtgtaTAGTTAAGTAGTTGTGTCGAGCtcagtgtgtcctgtgttggGTGATTTTTAGCGTTAGCTCTGCTGTTAGCGGCTaacgctatctctggatggtggccTGTGAGGTCAGCCGTCATGTTCACagtattcccagagtattttattctcacgtgtcatatccaagtcctcctttccttctgtggtaaaacatccaaaataaaTCCAGACGTTTGATGGTCTGATTTCTCTCTCCTGTGCCTCCATCTtagttttgatgaacttcctgccacaTGGCGCtcactgagacctctgctgacctcaccaggaaaaaaacatgagcaccatctagtggaccgaaAAGAACCGATTTTATTATACTCGTACCAAAGTTGGATTAAATGGCGTGTTTACAACATTAATGACGTTTATAATAAAAGTTTGATCCTTGGCGTCCGTGTGTCGACACATCGCCACACAAAATATCGGCATACTCTGCCTTATCATTTTTTCCCTCACCTCTAATTCTTTGCTGCGTAATTCTCTCTTTAAAATTATGTCTCAATGCAGAAaagtcaaaaatcataaaacccATTTCTCCACATTCTTTAATTCTTTACAGCTGAACCGATGAGACGGTGAAAAGTACGCCCACACGCATCGGGCCAGCTGGATGTCTTTGGGCACCATGGTGACCCTGTTGGTGTGGATGGCGCACAGGTTGGTGTGCTCAAAGCTTCACTGGCCTCCTGCAGAGCCATGACAGCAGAGCTCTGGAAGCGGTGGTGCAGTGGGCAGCATTGTTGCCTCGCAGCAAGAGTGGTCCTGGTTCAAACCAGTAACTGAGGCCCTTTGAACCTAAAACAATGGATGGGTGTGTAGGTGGAGTGGGGGTAAAGTCCTGATCCATCTGTCACTGAACTAAATCGTGTGTGACTCTGAGACATTTGCTGGTTGAGGGTCAGTGAAAATGATCAGTCACTAACCCACTTGATGGGATTTAAGTGGCATAGTGACCACAGGAGACTCAGGTGCAGTCACATGTTCAGGTGCAGTCACGTGTTCAGGTGCAGTCACGTGTTCAGGTGGgtcactgctgtttttaatcTTACTTTttcaaagacaaacaacaaatcaTTTTTTGGTCCCTAAACCTGACCTCTGACTTTAAAACCAGCCTCGGGAACACTTGAGAATCTTGAAGAAGTCGTCCATGTTTTCATCTCGTCACGATCACTGTAGCTTCCTGTGTTCAGGGCTCAGCCCAGGGGCCATTTCCTGTCTCCAGCTCGTTCAAAACTCATCTGCCAGACTTTTAACTGACTCCAAGAGACACGACCACCTCACTCCCACCCTGCAACGCTACACTGGCTACCTGTTAGGGTTAGAAGTGATTTTGAACTTTAACTAATAACTTTTAAAGCCCTCCATGACCTCGCTCCTACACACATCATACATTTACTTCCACCCTGTGAGCCCAGCTGCTGCCTGCGCTCCTCAGGTACGaccctcctctctgtccccaCAGCTCACCTGGTTACAAAAGGACAGCGGTCGGTTTGTGTTAGAGCCCCACAGCTCAGTGTCCTCCTTTCAAACTCTATGTTTAATCAATGTTATTATTAATTGTATTTCACACTGTGATGTCTCTGGTCTCAGCTGAtgctcagtgtttttattgctgtgttaatgttcacatattaaTAGTTTACTTTTtaataatgttcagttttaataACTtcttaataatgtttttaatcaTGTGAAAATATTATTGTTAATAATGCATCTGTTGATGTTTACTTATGGatagtttatttattaatgatgTTACCTTATAAATATTGTTAAGCAggcgccacacacacacacacacacacacacacacacacacacacacacacacacacacaggctgtgtctctgctgcaggTTTAACTCCGGCCGCCTGCTGCAGACTGATTGTTTAATCCTCTGTTAATGAATAAAAACTGAACTCAGATATTTGAAATGAGACGAAGGCCAACTTGTTTAATTTCACATCAGTAGGGACACAGTTTATACACACAGTTTATacacacatgacacacagtGTTAACATCAGCGGCATCACTTTTATGTTTGTTCCTGTTTCTTGCAGTAGTTTTATATTCTTTTACCAAAAGCCAGACTTTTACATATGACACGTATCTTGGACATGTTCAGTCCGTACAGTACGGGGTTAAAGAGCGGCTGACACGTGAGCCAGTATAAAGACAAAAAGATGCGCAGCATGATGGGCACACTGCTCATATTAAACCTGCCCTGCATTATTTCAAAGAAAGCCCCGAAGGAGAAGTTGAGCAGAGAGGCGAGGTGAGGTGTGCAGGTGCTGACGGCTTTCTGTCTCGTCTGTTTAGAGCCAGAGAAACAGACGTAAAGGATCCTGATGTACGTGTAGAGGATCAGAATTATAAGAGTTACTATCACAGTGAACATGTAAACCATCCCATAGATGTTATTGACCGTGGTGTCGAAGCACGCCAGCTTAACGATGGAGTAGTTGTCACAGTAAACTTTCTGAATAGTGTTCCCACACAGCTGCAGAGGGACGCTCAGAGACATCATGACAACAGTTGCGAGGACACTGTACAACCACATGAACGCAGTGAGGACTGCGACTCTGGCAGTCGTCATACGTGTCTGATATTGCAGAGGATGACAGATAGCCAGGTACCTGTCATAAGACATGACTCCTAAGGTAAAAAACTCGACACTGCCGTAGAAATGAACCCAATAAATCTGCAGGAAACAAGCTGAAGCAGAGACAGTGTGAATGTCAGAGAGGATCTGAAGCAGCAGCAATGGAAACAACCCTGTACTACCATACAGTTCATTTACAAACAGGCTGCACAGAAACATGTACATAGGTTCATGTAAGCTTCTGTTCACACAGATAACCACAATCAGCAGGAGGTTGGCACAGATAATCAACATGTAGAGACACATGACGAtcatgaaatataaatatttaaatagccCGGTGTCAGAGTAGGCAACAAGTGCAAAATATGAAACCTGTGTGGAGTTAGTCATCATCCGTCATTCAGCTGACAAAACATCAAGCAGTGGATTAATAATCTGAATTATCATGTGACACTGAATCATACATGAATAAAGTTTACACCTCagtcacacatgaacacatctgTTAACAGATTCATCCTTCATGATAGAAACAAGTGACCAGAactctcagtcacacagagaaacaagctgacaGGACACAGTCTGAGACCTGGTGTGAGTCCTCACAGTCGCCTGCAGCAGTCAGAGCTTCTTCTTTAACCTCTTCCAGTCAGTCGGTGCTCACAGCAGCACGCTGACGTCACTCTCAGAGGACCCACTGACTGCCTGACATCAGGAACcaacaacaaactttatttgtcATATCAGACACAATGAGACGTTTAAAGACATCGTGTAACTTCACAGAATGTCACAATAACAACATGAATTTATGTGTCGGCTCAGAATCAAACTGAGGACACTGGAGCTGTTGTGGAGTAAACATCTGAACCACAGGGGgctcatttttaaaacagtgcgtaggatcgatacttaaaatgtaaatatggacAAAAGTCCAAGGATGGCGTGCGTCCAAAAACATTTGACAGTTTCTACAGTCAGGCGTGTATCTCTccatctgtgtcgccaatttccagtttctcccatcaagtctgtttttaaatgacaaaacttTTCAGTGGAAAGTGGCGCACGCCTTTTTCAGGCTGCGTTTTGTGCAtacgcagtgtttataaatgagacctcaGGTCACCAGCAGCCCCTCTATGCCTCCACACTGTCGATGGCCGTGACTCAATGATGaacaaaggtcaaaggtcactgtgaccttgcatctatctcatttttgtgaatgtgatatctcaagaacactgtcAGGGAAtgtattcaaatttggcacaaatgttggggcgctggtggcttagtggtagagcaggcgccccatgtacaaggctgttgccgcagcggccggggttcgactccagcctgtggccctttgctgcatgtcactccctctctctctcttcccccttcacgcttgtctgtcctatccattaaaggctaaaaagccccaaaaaatatctttaaaaaatttggcacaaatgtcacaAGCCGTATTCTGTCCACTGCGTGTGCGCGACTCTGCACGCAGTAACACATAGCTAAACACTTGTTCTGGTGTTGAAAAGGTGAATGACGACTCAGATGTTGAAGTAAGTTGAGGCTGTtcactgtttgtctttgtcagtTGCTTTACAAGCCAGAAACTCTTTCATGTGAaactcaaaaataaatacaggaaaatGTCTTTATACATGAAGGGTGTTAAATTATACTGTTAGCTTAAAACATAGAGCTAGGTAAGTGGCTATGCTACATACAACAAAAGTAGgactgttagcattagcttctAAAAGTTAAAAGTAAACAATCACAACATCCACAAACTATGAACTGTATAAATATAAGATATAACTCACAAACAAAGCTCCTCCAGGGCTCGACGGCAGtggatgaaacagattaatgccaaagagcatggataccaagaggcgaagcgccgttgaatttctgccaacagccactaggggcgctgctgccattttggactgttgagcttggactgttgcgcccagacaacatgcaagatgtcaagaagagaggagaaaaaaaagtaaaagaaaacagtgtagtgcaattaactgcaacaactatcagtggaacaccccgcacttggccttccaccgtttcccgaacgatcccgacaggtaagaactcctgaggtgcaagtttaaagtgttttaatatcaatttaatatgcccGTTTTGGAGGAAAGATAacatgttatatatatatatatatatgtacagtatctcaCTGAATCtgaagtgagtacacccctcccatttttgcaaatatttcattatatcttttcatgggacaacagtCATCAGTTCTGATAAaaatggtccaagaggccatatATATATANaaatatatcatattaaaatagcttatatattattattattattataattataattattattactgtccccttactgtacaaactgtaaataaatctttattcctgactatgtgacgtcgccattaatgtgtttctaattaaaatattgtttttgtttttttttaaattttttggtagattgtcttatggggtgattttgaaggagtaagtAAGTgaatcttctcataagtggatgtaatatgtagagatgccatctcgGCCGCTTTTcctcgttttgttttttttttgctttacaaaaatgtgaaaaagcagctgtgaccaagctatcacgaggtgagtagcattgtaagcataattaatagcgatatacttcagtgtgtctgtgtggttttgtatgcaagcgggtctgctgtggtctgctgacagtccaaaatggcggc
Coding sequences within:
- the LOC126403335 gene encoding olfactory receptor 52E2-like — protein: MNSSMSAAPIIFTIYSSFGLYNVALVICICVLYVSGLCINLVLILVVCVESRLHRPMYVLLVNLAVSGVMGSSSVCPAIIKHLVANRPETSLAGCLTQVFFINMYSGCIFSILALMAYDRYVSICKPLLYHSIMTPARVRLMLLLVYVVLSFLSAVQVYLTSTLRLCTHTVDKLACDSNVIANLSCKKTHVVSVYGLCCVVCLMLLPCVLVLLSYVHIFMVVCKTSRVSQMKALQTCTPHLVTFLNFSMATFFGVLYNRLNNQVPKAVTVFTYINFFVVPPLLHPIIYGIKMQEIQQSINRVMKWRVVQL
- the LOC126403327 gene encoding olfactory receptor 10A6-like, which encodes MMTNSTQVSYFALVAYSDTGLFKYLYFMIVMCLYMLIICANLLLIVVICVNRSLHEPMYMFLCSLFVNELYGSTGLFPLLLLQILSDIHTVSASACFLQIYWVHFYGSVEFFTLGVMSYDRYLAICHPLQYQTRMTTARVAVLTAFMWLYSVLATVVMMSLSVPLQLCGNTIQKVYCDNYSIVKLACFDTTVNNIYGMVYMFTVIVTLIILILYTYIRILYVCFSGSKQTRQKAVSTCTPHLASLLNFSFGAFFEIMQGRFNMSSVPIMLRIFLSLYWLTCQPLFNPVLYGLNMSKIRVICKSLAFGKRI